In the Theobroma cacao cultivar B97-61/B2 chromosome 1, Criollo_cocoa_genome_V2, whole genome shotgun sequence genome, one interval contains:
- the LOC18613883 gene encoding protein CURVATURE THYLAKOID 1B, chloroplastic, with the protein MASASSSALSISSSSTRVDAKAPRQTTAASPQCVTLPTLPPPPVQSQSRPWKTTAYCRKIARNVMAMATGEAPAEVATAEMPEIVKTIRDAWDKVEDKYAVSSLAVAGIVALWGSIGLISAIDRLPLVPGLLELVGIGYSGWFAYKNLFFEPDREALVQKIRDTYKEITGSS; encoded by the exons ATGGCTTCAGCTTCCTCCAGTGCACTATCAATCTCTTCCTCATCTACCCGTGTGGATGCTAAGGCTCCTCGTCAAACAACTGCTGCATCCCCACAATGTGTGACCCTTCCTACTCTTCCTCCCCCACCCGTTCAGTCCCAGAGTCGTCCCTGGAAGACTACTGCTTATT GTCGCAAGATTGCTCGAAATGTGATGGCTATGGCCACAGGTGAGGCCCCAGCGGAGGTTGCAACAGCTGAGATGCCAGAGATTGTCAAGACAATTCGAGATGCC TGGGATAAAGTTGAGGACAAGTATGCTGTGAGTTCACTTGCTGTAGCAGGTATTGTTGCCCTTTGGGGCTCAATTGGATTGATCTCG GCAATTGATAGGCTTCCTCTGGTTCCTGGCCTTCTGGAGCTCGTGGGTATTGGCTACAGTGGG TGGTTTGCATACAAGAACCTTTTTTTCGAGCCAGACAG GGAAGCTCTGGTACAGAAAATAAGAGACACATACAAAGAAATAACCGGAAGCAGCTAG
- the LOC18613884 gene encoding transcription factor bHLH67 has protein sequence MERLQGPINPCFLEEHLEVEYLEQGFVNSESLRFGEEEEAHFSIPSLEDKMPFLQMLQSVQSPQLFAFKEPNFQTLLRLQHLKKPWEINNNPFIPEMETQIQALELESCVTHEIFDLQSPVQSETKDLKKNPHSISCFEVVSAESNQDQPKSATADNCSREGNSGSSPPKSFTKSPPITRERRKRKRTRPAKNKEEVESQRMTHIAVERNRRRQMNDYLNSLRSLMPPSYIQRGDQASIIGGAIDFVKELEQLLQSLEAQKRMRRIEESSNSNNSVAKSAMEISQPETGMGSEDGNCGEEIKAESKSGAAEIEVNVTHNHVNLKIQCSRRPGQLLQAIVTLESLRLTVLHLNITSSQASILYSFNLKMEDDCKLRSADEIAAAVHQIFS, from the exons ATGGAGAGGCTCCAAGGGCCAATTAATCCTTGT TTCTTAGAAGAGCATTTGGAAGTGGAATACTTAGAACAAGGATTTGTTAACTCAGAGAGTTTAAGATTtggggaggaagaagaagcaCACTTTTCAATACCAAGCTTAGAAGACAAAATGCCATTCCTTCAGATGCTTCAAAGTGTGCAATCCCCTCAACTTTTTGCCTTCAAAGAACCCAACTTTCAGACACTTTTGAGACTGCAACACTTGAAGAAGCCTTGGGAGATAAACAACAACCCTTTCATCCCGGAAATGGAAACCCAAATTCAAGCCCTAGAGCTTGAAAGCTGTGTCACCCATGAAATATTTGACTTACAGTCACCAGTCCAATCTGAGACCAAAGACCTTAAAAAAAACCcacattcaatttcatgctttGAAGTTGTCAGCGCCGAGTCCAACCAAGACCAACCAAAGTCAGCAACAGCGGACAATTGTAGTAGAGAAGGCAACTCTGGCTCTTCACCTCCAAAAAGCTTCACAAAATCCCCTCCCATCACTAGAGAACGAAGAAAGCGAAAACGAACAAGGCCAGCCAAGAACAAAGAAGAAGTTGAGAGCCAACGCATGACCCACATTGCAGTTGAACGCAACCGTAGACGTCAAATGAACGATTATCTCAATTCTCTCCGCTCTCTCATGCCTCCGTCTTATATCCAAAGA GGTGACCAAGCGTCTATTATAGGGGGTGCAATTGACTTTGTTAAGGAACTAGAGCAACTTCTACAATCCCTGGAAGCGCAAAAGAGAATGAGAAGAATTGAAGAAAGCAGCAATAGTAATAATTCAGTGGCAAAGTCCGCAATGGAAATTTCACAGCCGGAGACTGGAATGGGATCTGAAGATGGGAATTGCGGTGAGGAAATCAAGGCCGAAAGCAAGTCAGGTGCAGCTGAAATAGAGGTTAATGTAACACACAACCATGTCAACTTAAAGATTCAGTGTTCAAGAAGACCTGGTCAGTTGTTACAAGCCATTGTCACCCTGGAAAGTCTTAGATTAACAGTTTTGCATCTCAACATTACCTCTTCTCAAGCTTCTATTCTTTACTCCTTCAATCTCAAg ATGGAGGACGATTGTAAGCTAAGATCAGCGGATGAGATAGCAGCAGCAGTTCATCAAATATTCAGCTAA